A genome region from Variovorax paradoxus includes the following:
- a CDS encoding TolC family protein: MTMNRLFSCAAPSALSVLVLAGCAVGPAYTVPADAPVAISSPERALFANDAVQRDWWRQLDDPQLDALIERALAGNHDIRIAQARLLEARATQTEARLDRLPVVTAGASKTRGIAQGNNGAQPDVRSLSQSSRAGFDASWEIDLFGRLQRLGEAATARAEASAADLEQVRIVAVAELARNYYEMRGAEQRMTVTRRTLDSLRSSLRVTEAQVRTGRALEGDLASAQANLATTESQLPALETARRQAAYRVAVLAGLRPAELEPMLQPRPLHVLDKRLPIGDLGELLRRRPDVLRAERGLAASTADVGAVTAELYPRFDIGGFLGFVALRGSDLGSSSSRAFSVTPGVSWPALRLGSVKARVRGAEARADGERALYEQTVLRAIEDVESALTACGQNQLRLQRLVEAAARSGRAAELAEVRYREGAASYLGVLDAQRTLLRAQDAVAEAETASFTSLVALYKALGGGWQAPAGARGAPTA; the protein is encoded by the coding sequence ATGACCATGAACAGACTCTTCTCTTGCGCCGCGCCTTCCGCGCTGAGCGTGCTGGTGCTCGCCGGTTGCGCCGTCGGGCCGGCCTACACCGTGCCGGCCGATGCGCCAGTGGCCATCTCGTCGCCCGAGCGCGCGCTGTTCGCCAACGACGCGGTGCAACGCGACTGGTGGCGCCAGCTCGACGATCCTCAGCTCGATGCGCTCATCGAGCGCGCGCTGGCCGGCAACCACGACATCCGCATCGCGCAGGCGCGGCTGCTCGAAGCCCGCGCCACGCAGACCGAAGCGCGACTCGACCGGCTGCCGGTCGTGACCGCGGGTGCGAGCAAGACGCGCGGCATCGCACAAGGCAACAACGGCGCGCAGCCCGATGTGCGCTCGCTGTCGCAGAGCAGCCGCGCGGGCTTCGACGCCTCGTGGGAAATCGACCTGTTCGGCCGCCTGCAGCGGCTCGGCGAGGCCGCCACCGCGCGCGCCGAGGCCAGCGCGGCCGACCTCGAGCAGGTGCGCATCGTGGCCGTGGCCGAACTCGCGCGCAACTACTACGAGATGCGCGGCGCAGAGCAGCGCATGACCGTGACGCGCCGCACGCTCGACAGCCTGCGCAGCAGCCTGCGCGTGACCGAGGCCCAGGTGCGCACCGGCCGCGCACTCGAAGGCGACCTGGCCAGCGCGCAGGCCAACCTGGCCACCACCGAAAGCCAGCTGCCCGCGCTGGAGACCGCGCGCCGCCAGGCCGCCTACCGCGTCGCGGTGCTGGCGGGCCTGCGCCCCGCCGAGCTCGAGCCGATGCTGCAGCCGCGGCCCTTGCATGTGCTCGACAAGCGCCTGCCGATCGGCGATCTGGGCGAGCTGCTGCGCCGTCGGCCCGACGTGCTGCGTGCCGAGCGCGGCCTCGCGGCCAGCACGGCCGACGTGGGGGCCGTCACGGCCGAGCTGTACCCGCGCTTCGACATCGGCGGCTTCCTCGGCTTCGTCGCGCTGCGCGGCTCGGACCTGGGCAGTTCGTCGAGCCGGGCCTTCAGCGTGACGCCGGGCGTGAGCTGGCCCGCGCTGCGGCTGGGCTCGGTGAAGGCCCGCGTGCGCGGCGCCGAAGCCCGCGCCGACGGCGAGCGCGCACTGTACGAGCAGACCGTGCTGCGCGCCATCGAGGACGTGGAAAGCGCGCTCACCGCCTGCGGCCAGAACCAGCTGCGGCTGCAGCGGCTCGTGGAAGCCGCGGCCCGAAGCGGCCGCGCCGCCGAACTGGCCGAGGTGCGCTACCGCGAAGGTGCCGCGTCGTACCTCGGCGTGCTGGACGCGCAGCGCACCCTGCTGCGCGCGCAGGACGCGGTGGCCGAGGCCGAGACGGCCTCGTTCACCAGCCTCGTCGCCCTCTACAAGGCACTGGGTGGAGGCTGGCAAGCACCCGCGGGCGCACGGGGAGCGCCAACCGCCTGA
- a CDS encoding helix-turn-helix transcriptional regulator, which yields MSAPDAKPTWMPHQPADRILSTLKTRGALGIPDIAKVLNVTVEAVRQQMAKLEAEGLVDFESRASGRGRPTQIWRLTGEGHKRFPDTHAEMTVQMISAVISVFGEKGMDQLITAREGAMRASYTEAMRGARSLRARLERLAEIRSREGYMAEFRADEQGAGDGFLFIENHCPICTAAQACTGFCRSELQLFDEVLGPDVTVSRVEHVLAGARRCAYRVEPKAGAQPRPPG from the coding sequence ATGTCCGCCCCAGATGCCAAGCCCACCTGGATGCCGCACCAGCCGGCAGACCGCATCCTCTCCACGCTCAAGACCCGCGGCGCGCTCGGCATTCCCGACATCGCGAAGGTGCTGAACGTGACGGTGGAGGCGGTGCGCCAGCAGATGGCCAAGCTCGAGGCCGAAGGCCTGGTCGACTTCGAGAGCCGCGCGAGCGGCCGCGGCCGGCCCACGCAGATCTGGCGGCTCACCGGCGAAGGCCACAAGCGCTTTCCCGACACGCACGCCGAGATGACGGTGCAGATGATCAGCGCCGTCATCAGCGTGTTCGGCGAGAAGGGGATGGACCAGCTCATCACGGCACGCGAAGGCGCCATGCGCGCCAGCTACACCGAGGCCATGCGCGGCGCGCGCAGCCTCAGGGCGCGGCTGGAGCGGCTGGCGGAAATCCGCAGCCGCGAGGGCTACATGGCCGAGTTCCGCGCCGACGAGCAAGGCGCGGGCGACGGCTTCCTCTTCATCGAGAACCATTGCCCGATCTGCACCGCGGCGCAGGCCTGCACGGGCTTCTGCCGCAGCGAACTGCAGCTCTTCGACGAAGTGCTGGGGCCCGACGTGACCGTGAGCCGCGTCGAGCATGTGCTCGCCGGCGCGCGGCGCTGCGCCTACCGGGTCGAACCCAAGGCCGGCGCGCAGCCCCGGCCTCCCGGCTGA
- a CDS encoding superoxide dismutase — MEHKLPPLPYALDALAPEYSQETLEYHYGKHHNAYVVNLNNLQKGTEFESMTLEEIVKKSSGGIYNNAAQIWNHTFFWNCMKPQGGGAPTGALAKAIDAKWGSYDAFKEAFVKSAVGNFGSGWTWLVKKADGSVDIVNTGAAGTPLTTADTALLTVDVWEHAYYIDYRNLRPKFVETFLAKLANWDFAAKNFG; from the coding sequence ATGGAACACAAGCTCCCACCCCTGCCCTACGCACTCGACGCGCTGGCACCCGAGTACTCGCAGGAAACCCTCGAGTACCACTACGGCAAGCACCACAACGCCTACGTGGTGAACCTCAACAACCTGCAGAAGGGCACCGAATTCGAGTCGATGACGCTCGAGGAGATCGTCAAGAAGTCCAGCGGCGGCATCTACAACAACGCTGCGCAGATCTGGAACCACACCTTCTTCTGGAACTGCATGAAGCCGCAAGGCGGCGGCGCTCCGACCGGCGCGCTGGCCAAGGCCATCGATGCCAAGTGGGGCAGCTACGACGCGTTCAAGGAAGCCTTCGTGAAGTCGGCCGTGGGCAACTTCGGCTCGGGCTGGACGTGGCTGGTGAAGAAGGCCGACGGTTCGGTGGACATCGTGAACACCGGCGCCGCCGGCACGCCGCTGACCACCGCCGACACCGCGCTGCTGACGGTGGACGTCTGGGAACACGCCTACTACATCGACTACCGCAACCTGCGCCCGAAGTTCGTCGAGACCTTCCTGGCCAAGCTGGCCAACTGGGACTTCGCGGCGAAGAACTTCGGCTGA
- a CDS encoding VOC family protein — translation MLGNIDAVANLAVKDLAVARRFYEGTLGLVQVDAEGDEVIVYRSGGTRINVYRSQFAGTNQATAVTWQVGDDIGRIAEALKGRGVRFEHYDMPDTKLEGDLHVMGDMKVAWFKDPDGNILNLING, via the coding sequence ATGCTCGGAAACATCGACGCCGTGGCCAATCTCGCGGTCAAGGACCTGGCCGTGGCCCGCCGCTTCTACGAGGGCACGCTGGGCCTCGTGCAGGTCGACGCGGAGGGCGACGAAGTGATCGTCTACCGCAGCGGAGGCACGCGCATCAACGTGTACCGTTCGCAGTTCGCCGGCACCAACCAGGCCACGGCCGTGACCTGGCAGGTCGGCGACGACATCGGGCGCATCGCCGAGGCGCTCAAGGGGCGCGGCGTGCGCTTCGAGCACTACGACATGCCCGATACGAAGCTCGAAGGCGACCTCCACGTCATGGGCGACATGAAGGTCGCGTGGTTCAAGGACCCGGACGGGAACATCCTGAACCTCATCAACGGCTGA
- a CDS encoding Bug family tripartite tricarboxylate transporter substrate binding protein: MIRRHLGTLAIALALPLAFSLPAHAQGYPAKPIRMIVPFPPGGGTDILARLVAQKLTETVHWTVVPDNRAGAGGTIGIAEAARSAPTGYDIVMGQKDNMVVAPWLYKNLSYNPVKDLTAVAHVAYTPVVIVTQANSKFKTLDDVVKAARAAPDTITYGSPGNGTTIHLAGEIFNSAAKIKMRHVPYKGSNAAMMDVLAGNVDLMVSSVPSAMAQIKAGKLRPLAVTSAKRSTSLPDTPTVAELGYKDFDVSTWYGVFVPAKTPKDVVATLNAEINKLLATPEMQAAIIAQGAEPQSMTPEKFGTLLKTDYEKWKGIVQASGATIE, from the coding sequence ATGATCCGCAGACACCTCGGCACGCTGGCCATCGCGCTGGCCCTTCCCCTCGCCTTTTCGCTGCCCGCGCACGCGCAGGGCTATCCCGCCAAGCCGATCCGCATGATCGTGCCCTTCCCGCCCGGCGGCGGCACCGACATCCTGGCGCGCCTGGTGGCCCAGAAGCTCACCGAGACCGTCCACTGGACCGTGGTGCCCGACAACCGCGCCGGTGCCGGCGGCACCATCGGCATCGCCGAGGCCGCGCGTTCCGCGCCCACGGGCTACGACATCGTGATGGGCCAGAAGGACAACATGGTCGTGGCGCCCTGGCTCTACAAGAACCTGAGCTACAACCCGGTGAAGGATCTCACCGCCGTGGCCCACGTGGCCTACACGCCGGTGGTGATCGTCACGCAGGCCAATTCGAAGTTCAAGACGCTCGACGACGTGGTGAAGGCCGCGCGCGCCGCGCCCGACACCATCACCTACGGCTCGCCGGGCAACGGCACCACCATCCACCTGGCCGGCGAGATCTTCAACAGTGCCGCCAAGATCAAGATGCGCCACGTGCCCTACAAGGGCTCCAACGCGGCCATGATGGACGTGCTCGCGGGCAACGTCGACCTGATGGTGTCGTCGGTTCCCTCGGCCATGGCGCAGATCAAGGCCGGCAAGCTGCGTCCGCTGGCCGTCACCTCGGCCAAGCGCAGCACCTCGCTGCCCGACACGCCGACCGTGGCCGAGCTCGGCTACAAGGACTTCGACGTGAGCACCTGGTATGGCGTGTTCGTGCCTGCGAAGACGCCGAAGGACGTGGTCGCCACGCTGAACGCCGAGATCAACAAACTGCTGGCCACGCCCGAGATGCAGGCGGCCATCATTGCGCAGGGCGCGGAGCCGCAGAGCATGACGCCCGAGAAGTTCGGCACGCTGCTGAAGACCGACTACGAAAAGTGGAAGGGCATCGTGCAAGCCTCGGGCGCGACAATCGAATAA
- a CDS encoding MBL fold metallo-hydrolase, with product MVPSLFLKTSALAAVAALAQGCAQMPSSPSSPAAQAPTDATVAAHVAAARRAAGSDLGAMLTLCKPAPDARPQQAELDRSLTALINKPAPPPGKAFDNLYFVGADWVSAWAVKTSDGIILIDALNNQAEAAALIEGGMRRLGLDPAQIKYVLVTHGHGDHYGGAPYLAQKYRARVVMSEADWTMTETRLEFATPIWGAPPKRDIAVKDGDRLTLGDTTLTLYVTPGHTAGTISPVFDVSEGGRRHRAMLWGGTGFNFGKDVPRLDSYIDATRRMGTLVSAQKVDVMLSNHSNFDGSQAKLAALRQQPAVQPNPFVMGTPTVERALTVMNECAQAQRDRFAMQ from the coding sequence ATGGTTCCTTCCCTCTTCCTGAAGACATCCGCGCTGGCAGCGGTTGCCGCTCTTGCGCAGGGCTGCGCCCAGATGCCGTCATCGCCGTCATCGCCAGCCGCGCAGGCACCGACCGATGCCACCGTCGCCGCCCACGTCGCGGCGGCCCGGCGCGCCGCGGGCAGCGACCTCGGCGCAATGCTCACGCTGTGCAAGCCCGCCCCCGATGCGCGGCCGCAGCAGGCCGAACTCGACCGCAGCCTCACCGCCCTCATCAACAAGCCGGCACCGCCGCCGGGCAAGGCCTTCGACAACCTCTACTTCGTGGGTGCCGACTGGGTCAGCGCGTGGGCCGTGAAGACCTCGGACGGCATCATCCTCATCGATGCACTGAACAACCAGGCGGAGGCCGCCGCGCTGATCGAGGGCGGCATGCGCAGGCTGGGCCTGGACCCGGCGCAGATCAAGTATGTGCTGGTCACGCACGGCCACGGCGACCACTATGGCGGCGCGCCCTATCTCGCGCAGAAGTACCGCGCGCGCGTGGTCATGAGCGAAGCCGACTGGACCATGACCGAGACCCGGCTGGAGTTCGCCACGCCGATCTGGGGCGCACCGCCCAAGCGGGACATCGCGGTGAAGGACGGCGACCGCCTCACGCTGGGCGACACCACGCTCACGCTGTACGTCACGCCGGGCCACACCGCGGGCACCATCTCGCCGGTGTTCGACGTGAGCGAGGGCGGCCGCAGGCACCGCGCAATGCTGTGGGGCGGAACCGGCTTCAACTTCGGCAAGGACGTGCCGCGCCTGGACAGCTACATCGACGCCACGCGCCGCATGGGCACGCTGGTGTCGGCGCAGAAGGTCGACGTGATGCTGTCGAACCACTCGAACTTCGACGGCTCGCAGGCCAAGCTCGCGGCGCTGCGTCAGCAGCCGGCCGTGCAGCCCAATCCATTCGTGATGGGCACGCCCACGGTGGAGCGGGCGCTGACGGTGATGAACGAATGCGCGCAGGCGCAGCGGGACAGGTTCGCGATGCAGTGA
- a CDS encoding SDR family NAD(P)-dependent oxidoreductase, producing the protein MTASHLTIITGASRGLGQAMAEQLLQAGHTVLGISRKQSPALAEAAKAAGAELVQWEQDLSDPVAASTRVSTWLRTVDAQRFDSVTLINNAGTVGNPAPLSSAVEAELSLALRIGLEAPMLLTAAFLGATREWRGARKVLNISSGLGRNAMGSQAPYCGAKAGMDHFSRAVALEEAHAPNGARIVSLAPGVIDTDMQVQLRGASAEKFPDRTRFEKMKNEGLLDSPATAAAKVLKYLAREDFGTNPVADVRDPA; encoded by the coding sequence ATGACCGCTTCCCACCTCACCATCATCACCGGCGCCTCGCGCGGCCTGGGCCAGGCCATGGCCGAACAGCTGCTGCAGGCCGGCCACACGGTGCTGGGCATTTCGCGCAAGCAGTCCCCTGCGCTGGCCGAAGCGGCCAAGGCCGCCGGTGCCGAGCTCGTGCAATGGGAACAGGATCTGTCCGACCCCGTGGCCGCCTCCACCCGCGTTTCGACATGGCTCAGGACCGTCGACGCGCAGCGCTTCGACAGCGTCACGCTCATCAACAACGCCGGCACCGTCGGCAACCCCGCGCCGCTGTCGAGCGCGGTGGAGGCCGAGCTGTCGCTGGCCCTGCGCATCGGCCTTGAAGCGCCGATGCTGCTGACGGCGGCCTTTCTCGGCGCTACCCGCGAATGGCGCGGTGCGCGCAAGGTGCTGAACATCTCGTCGGGCCTGGGCCGCAATGCCATGGGCAGCCAGGCGCCGTACTGCGGTGCCAAGGCCGGCATGGACCACTTCTCGCGCGCCGTGGCGCTCGAGGAAGCGCATGCGCCGAACGGCGCGCGCATCGTCTCGCTGGCGCCCGGCGTGATCGACACCGACATGCAGGTGCAGCTGCGCGGCGCATCGGCCGAGAAATTCCCGGACCGCACGCGCTTCGAGAAGATGAAGAACGAGGGCCTGCTCGACAGCCCCGCCACCGCGGCCGCCAAGGTGCTGAAGTACCTTGCCCGCGAAGACTTCGGCACCAACCCCGTGGCCGACGTGCGCGATCCGGCCTGA
- a CDS encoding Crp/Fnr family transcriptional regulator yields the protein MPHGNTQHSVLGGSIRDRVRPANAAELDGIPWLRTLTPAERRRAEATLVVGEAEPGDLVCRVGRSPTYWFGVVEGLLKMSNDNADGGSVTYTGVPPGGWFGEGTVMKREPYRYNIQALRRSVVAGLPIESFHWLLDHSIGFNRFVMNQLNERLGQFIAALEIDRLNNPDARVARNLVSLFNPVLYPGVGEVLRITQQELAYLVGLSRQRVNEALNGLSAQGLIRVEYGGLRVLDLPGLRAMSMSSRKNNLSSAESAAQTETP from the coding sequence ATGCCTCACGGCAACACCCAGCACAGCGTTCTTGGCGGTTCGATCAGGGACCGCGTGCGTCCCGCCAACGCCGCGGAGCTCGACGGCATTCCCTGGCTGCGCACGCTCACGCCCGCCGAGCGCCGCCGCGCAGAGGCCACGCTGGTGGTCGGCGAGGCCGAGCCCGGCGACCTGGTGTGCCGCGTCGGACGCTCGCCCACCTACTGGTTCGGCGTGGTCGAGGGCCTGCTGAAGATGAGCAACGACAACGCCGACGGCGGCTCGGTCACCTACACCGGCGTGCCGCCCGGCGGATGGTTCGGCGAAGGCACGGTGATGAAGCGCGAGCCCTACCGCTACAACATCCAGGCGCTGCGCCGCAGCGTGGTGGCGGGCCTGCCGATCGAGAGCTTCCACTGGCTGCTGGACCACTCCATCGGCTTCAACCGCTTCGTGATGAACCAGCTCAACGAGCGGCTCGGCCAGTTCATCGCGGCGCTGGAGATCGACCGGCTCAACAACCCCGACGCGCGCGTGGCGCGCAACCTGGTGTCGCTGTTCAATCCGGTGCTGTACCCCGGCGTGGGCGAAGTGCTGCGCATCACGCAGCAGGAGCTGGCCTACCTGGTGGGCCTGTCGCGCCAGCGCGTGAACGAGGCGCTGAACGGGCTTTCCGCGCAGGGCCTGATCCGCGTGGAGTACGGTGGCCTGCGCGTGCTCGACCTGCCGGGCCTGCGCGCCATGTCGATGTCGAGCAGGAAGAACAATCTCTCTTCCGCGGAAAGCGCCGCGCAAACGGAAACCCCATGA
- a CDS encoding AMP-dependent synthetase/ligase: MQTTAPTFPRLLLAHAEAQPEAPAVREKDLGIWQTWTWNAVAQEVREMACGLASLGFKAFDNLAIVGANRPHLYMAVIAAQSLRGVPVPLYQDAVASEMVFMLQDAAVEFVIAEDQEQVDKLLECRELQKERYPAIRFIIYDDPKGLRHYDQPGLMSYDQLRALGREFDRNNVGHYDRAVASGEATDVGVILYTSGTTGRPKGVCQTHASFIAAGRGGVETDRLGPGDNIMSYLPMAWVGDHLFSVAQWLVGGFTLNCPESSETVMNDMREIGPSYYFGPPRTFEGLLTAVSIRMEDAAAPKRWLYAKFMALAQRVGADILNGAPVSTGDRLMYGLGNLLIYGPLRNVLGMSRIRVAYTAGAAIGPDLFRFYRSIGVNLKQFYGQTETCAYVCLQQDGKVKLQTVGTAAPGIELKIAEDGEVLVRGVSVLKEYYKRPDATAEVLDENGYFHTGDAGVLDSEGHLRIIDRAKDVGRLVSGAIFAPNYIENKLKFFPQIKEAVCFGNARDEVCAAINIDFEAVGNWAERRGLAYGGYVDLAGKPDVLALVAECIGKVNADLAAEDGMGETQIARFLVLHKELDPDDDELTRTRKVRRGFIAEKYAVLVDALYGGKAEQFIETQVKFEDGRTGVVSATLKIVEAKNFPIVKAAA; this comes from the coding sequence GTGCAAACAACCGCCCCCACCTTCCCCCGTCTGCTGCTCGCGCATGCCGAGGCCCAGCCCGAAGCGCCCGCCGTGCGCGAAAAGGACCTCGGCATCTGGCAAACCTGGACCTGGAACGCCGTGGCGCAGGAAGTGCGCGAAATGGCTTGCGGGCTGGCGAGCCTGGGCTTCAAGGCCTTCGACAACCTCGCCATCGTCGGCGCCAACCGGCCGCACCTGTACATGGCGGTGATCGCCGCGCAGAGCCTGCGCGGTGTGCCGGTGCCGCTGTACCAGGATGCGGTGGCCAGCGAAATGGTGTTCATGCTGCAGGACGCGGCCGTCGAGTTCGTGATTGCCGAAGACCAGGAGCAGGTCGACAAGCTGCTGGAGTGCCGCGAGCTCCAGAAGGAGCGCTATCCCGCGATCCGCTTCATCATCTACGACGACCCGAAGGGCCTGCGCCACTACGACCAGCCGGGGCTCATGAGCTACGACCAGCTGCGCGCGCTGGGCCGCGAGTTCGACAGGAACAACGTGGGCCACTACGACCGCGCGGTGGCCAGCGGCGAGGCCACCGACGTGGGCGTGATCCTCTACACCTCGGGCACCACCGGCCGCCCCAAGGGCGTGTGCCAGACGCATGCGAGCTTCATCGCGGCGGGCCGCGGCGGCGTGGAGACCGACAGGCTCGGCCCCGGCGACAACATCATGAGCTACCTGCCGATGGCGTGGGTGGGCGACCACCTGTTCTCGGTGGCGCAGTGGCTGGTGGGCGGCTTCACGCTGAACTGCCCCGAGTCGAGCGAGACGGTGATGAACGACATGCGCGAGATCGGCCCGAGCTACTACTTCGGCCCGCCGCGCACCTTCGAAGGCCTGCTCACGGCCGTGTCGATCCGCATGGAAGACGCGGCGGCGCCCAAGCGCTGGCTGTATGCGAAGTTCATGGCGCTCGCGCAGCGCGTGGGCGCGGACATCCTGAACGGCGCGCCGGTGAGCACCGGCGACCGCCTGATGTACGGCCTGGGCAACCTCCTGATCTACGGGCCGCTGCGCAACGTGCTGGGCATGAGCCGCATCCGCGTGGCGTACACCGCGGGCGCGGCCATCGGGCCCGACCTGTTCCGTTTCTACCGCTCGATCGGCGTGAACCTGAAGCAGTTCTACGGCCAGACCGAGACCTGCGCGTACGTGTGCCTGCAGCAGGACGGCAAGGTGAAGCTGCAGACCGTGGGCACGGCCGCGCCGGGCATCGAGCTCAAGATCGCCGAGGACGGTGAGGTGCTGGTGCGCGGCGTGTCGGTGCTCAAGGAGTACTACAAGCGCCCCGACGCCACCGCCGAGGTGCTCGACGAGAACGGCTACTTCCATACCGGCGATGCGGGCGTGCTCGACAGCGAGGGCCACCTGCGCATCATCGACCGCGCCAAGGACGTGGGCCGGCTCGTGAGCGGCGCGATCTTCGCGCCCAACTACATCGAGAACAAGCTCAAGTTCTTCCCGCAGATCAAGGAAGCCGTGTGCTTCGGCAATGCACGCGACGAAGTGTGCGCGGCCATCAACATCGACTTCGAGGCCGTGGGCAACTGGGCCGAGCGGCGCGGGCTGGCCTATGGCGGCTACGTCGACCTGGCCGGCAAGCCCGACGTGCTGGCGCTGGTGGCCGAGTGCATCGGCAAGGTCAACGCCGACCTCGCCGCCGAAGACGGCATGGGCGAGACGCAGATCGCGCGCTTCCTGGTGCTGCACAAGGAACTCGATCCCGACGACGACGAACTCACCCGCACGCGCAAGGTGCGCCGCGGCTTCATCGCCGAGAAATACGCGGTGCTGGTCGATGCGCTCTACGGCGGCAAGGCCGAGCAGTTCATCGAGACCCAGGTCAAGTTCGAGGACGGACGCACGGGCGTGGTGAGCGCCACGCTGAAGATCGTCGAGGCGAAGAACTTTCCCATCGTGAAGGCCGCGGCATGA
- a CDS encoding ABC transporter ATP-binding protein, producing MNARKTGDVVLDVQNISLSFGGVKALTDISFNVREHEVRAIIGPNGAGKSSMLNCINGVYWPQQGSITFRGQTFKHMNSRQVAEMGVARTFQNLALFKGMSVIDNIMTGRNLKMKSGLLAQALRWGPAEREELQHREFVEHIIDFLEIQAHRKTPVGRLPYGLQKRVDLGRALAMEPQVLLLDEPMAGMNVEEKQDMSRFILDVNDEFGATIVLIEHDMGVVMDISDRVVVLDYGKKIGDGTPDEVRNNEDVIRAYLGVEH from the coding sequence ATGAACGCGCGCAAGACCGGCGACGTCGTGCTCGACGTGCAGAACATCTCCTTGAGCTTCGGCGGCGTGAAGGCGCTGACGGACATCAGCTTCAACGTGCGCGAGCACGAGGTGCGGGCCATCATCGGGCCGAACGGTGCGGGCAAGAGCTCGATGCTGAACTGCATCAACGGCGTGTACTGGCCGCAGCAGGGCTCCATCACCTTCCGCGGCCAGACCTTCAAGCACATGAACTCGCGCCAGGTGGCCGAGATGGGCGTGGCGCGCACCTTCCAGAACCTGGCGCTGTTCAAGGGCATGAGCGTGATCGACAACATCATGACCGGGCGCAACCTCAAGATGAAGAGCGGCCTTCTCGCGCAGGCGCTGCGCTGGGGGCCGGCCGAGCGCGAGGAGCTGCAGCACCGCGAGTTCGTCGAGCACATCATCGACTTCCTCGAGATCCAGGCGCACCGCAAGACACCGGTGGGCCGCCTGCCCTACGGCCTGCAGAAGCGCGTCGACCTGGGCCGCGCGCTCGCGATGGAGCCGCAGGTGCTGCTGCTCGACGAACCCATGGCCGGCATGAACGTGGAAGAGAAGCAGGACATGAGCCGCTTCATCCTCGACGTGAACGACGAGTTCGGCGCGACCATCGTGCTGATCGAGCACGACATGGGCGTGGTGATGGACATCTCCGACCGCGTGGTGGTGCTGGACTACGGCAAGAAGATCGGCGACGGCACGCCGGATGAAGTGCGCAACAACGAGGACGTGATCAGGGCGTACCTGGGTGTGGAGCATTGA
- a CDS encoding branched-chain amino acid ABC transporter permease gives MGFFLETLFGGLMVGMLYSLIAIGFVLIYKASGVFNFAQGAMVLFAALAMARFSEWFPLWFGFQSQILANILAFLAAMAVMVAVAWLIERLALSKLVNQEGITLLMATLGIAYFLDGIGQTIFGNDIYKIDVGMPKEPLMVLEGTFQGGLLLSQEDLIAALVAAGLVVVLAIFFQKTATGRALRAVADDHQAAQSIGIPLKRIWVIVWSVAGFSALVAGIIWGSKLGVQFSLSLVALKALPVVILGGLTSIPGAIIGGLLIGVGEKLSEIYLGPMLGGGIEIWFAYVLALVFLLVRPQGLFGEKIIDRV, from the coding sequence ATGGGCTTTTTCCTCGAAACCCTCTTCGGCGGCCTCATGGTCGGCATGCTGTATTCGCTGATCGCCATCGGCTTCGTGCTGATCTACAAGGCCTCGGGCGTCTTCAACTTCGCGCAGGGCGCGATGGTGCTGTTCGCGGCGCTGGCCATGGCGCGCTTCTCGGAGTGGTTCCCGCTGTGGTTCGGCTTCCAGAGCCAGATCCTGGCGAACATCCTGGCTTTCTTGGCCGCCATGGCGGTGATGGTGGCGGTGGCCTGGCTCATCGAGCGCCTGGCGCTCAGCAAGCTGGTGAACCAGGAAGGCATCACGCTCTTGATGGCCACACTGGGCATCGCCTACTTCCTCGACGGCATCGGACAGACGATCTTCGGCAACGACATCTACAAGATCGACGTGGGCATGCCGAAGGAGCCGCTGATGGTGCTCGAAGGCACCTTCCAGGGCGGACTGCTGCTGAGCCAGGAGGACCTGATCGCCGCGCTGGTGGCTGCGGGCCTCGTGGTGGTGCTGGCCATCTTCTTCCAGAAGACGGCCACGGGCCGCGCGCTGCGCGCGGTGGCCGACGACCACCAGGCGGCGCAGTCGATCGGCATTCCGCTCAAGCGCATCTGGGTGATCGTGTGGTCGGTCGCCGGCTTCTCCGCGCTGGTGGCCGGGATCATCTGGGGATCGAAGCTCGGCGTGCAGTTCTCGCTGTCGCTGGTGGCGCTGAAGGCGCTGCCGGTGGTGATCCTCGGCGGGCTCACCTCGATTCCGGGCGCCATCATCGGCGGCCTGCTGATCGGCGTGGGCGAGAAGCTGTCCGAAATCTATCTCGGCCCCATGCTCGGTGGCGGCATCGAGATCTGGTTCGCCTACGTTCTTGCCCTGGTCTTCCTGCTGGTCCGCCCGCAAGGCCTGTTTGGCGAAAAGATCATCGATCGGGTCTGA